In Pirellulales bacterium, the following are encoded in one genomic region:
- the meaB gene encoding methylmalonyl Co-A mutase-associated GTPase MeaB, with the protein MPSPSLPGGARRREMTVADYVQGVRAGSIGALARTLTLVESSLPEHRVLAQQVLAELLPATGGSVRVGISGVPGVGKSTFIDVLGQHLVAANRRVAVLAVDPSSTVTGGSILGDKTRMGALSAATAAYIRPSPSAGTLGGVARKTRESLLVCEAAGFDVVLVETVGVGQSETMVAEMTDCFLALMLPTAGDELQAIKRGLLELVDVIAVNKADGPMKPAAEVAARQYRGAVESISGRPRNDQPAVLTCSAREGQRIGDVWEAVQSCVSRRRASGELDQRRQRQNLHWLRGIVSERLHSAFEDHPRVKALRQELEAQVVAGVLPAEIAADRLLAAFGATAGG; encoded by the coding sequence ATGCCCTCCCCTTCCCTGCCCGGCGGCGCTCGGCGTCGGGAGATGACCGTCGCCGACTACGTGCAAGGGGTTCGCGCCGGATCGATCGGCGCCTTGGCCCGCACGCTCACGCTCGTCGAATCGAGCCTGCCGGAGCATCGCGTCCTAGCCCAGCAGGTGCTCGCCGAGTTGCTGCCGGCGACGGGGGGTTCGGTCCGGGTGGGCATCTCGGGAGTCCCTGGCGTCGGCAAAAGCACCTTCATCGACGTTCTGGGGCAGCATCTCGTCGCGGCCAATCGCCGCGTTGCCGTCCTGGCAGTCGACCCGTCGAGCACCGTCACCGGGGGGAGCATCCTGGGAGACAAGACGCGGATGGGCGCCCTCTCCGCAGCGACCGCCGCGTACATCCGGCCCTCTCCCAGCGCCGGCACGCTGGGGGGCGTCGCCCGCAAGACCCGCGAAAGCCTGCTGGTATGCGAAGCCGCCGGGTTCGACGTCGTGCTGGTCGAGACGGTGGGAGTCGGTCAATCGGAGACGATGGTCGCCGAGATGACCGATTGCTTTCTCGCGCTGATGCTCCCCACGGCGGGGGACGAGCTGCAAGCGATCAAGCGCGGACTCTTGGAACTGGTCGACGTGATCGCCGTCAACAAGGCCGACGGGCCGATGAAGCCCGCGGCTGAGGTCGCGGCCCGACAGTATCGCGGCGCGGTCGAATCGATCAGCGGACGCCCCCGCAACGACCAGCCGGCGGTGCTGACCTGCAGCGCCCGCGAGGGCCAACGGATCGGCGACGTATGGGAGGCGGTCCAGTCGTGCGTCTCTCGCCGCCGGGCTAGCGGCGAACTCGACCAGCGTCGACAGCGTCAGAATTTGCACTGGTTGCGCGGGATTGTGTCTGAACGGTTGCACTCGGCGTTCGAGGACCACCCGAGGGTGAAGGCGCTGCGACAGGAATTGGAAGCCCAGGTCGTCGCGGGCGTTCTCCCCGCCGAGATCGCCGCCGACCGCCTGTTGGCGGCGTTCGGAGCGACAGCGGGCGGCTGA
- a CDS encoding carbon storage regulator, giving the protein MLVLSRKEAQRIRLGDSIVITVVRVAGDKVRLGIEAPKDMLVLRDELEPHAAAAEAAPPVGDQPLTLARSA; this is encoded by the coding sequence ATGCTTGTTTTGTCCCGAAAAGAAGCCCAGCGAATTCGGCTGGGCGACTCGATCGTCATCACCGTGGTCCGCGTCGCCGGCGACAAGGTCCGGCTGGGGATCGAAGCCCCGAAAGACATGCTGGTCCTCCGCGACGAATTGGAGCCGCATGCCGCGGCTGCCGAAGCCGCTCCGCCCGTGGGCGACCAGCCGCTCACCCTCGCGCGCTCGGCATAA
- a CDS encoding VTT domain-containing protein — protein sequence MNRTLAKPLLIVAVVLVVPLAVLAVQGESFAPTLARWQEDPPSPGTLAVLVVALLASDVVLPVPSGPVSTLAGAKLGIPLGAAASCLGMTAGAAVAFALARRWGRPLAERLSAPERLAELDDAWSRHGAWLLAATRPLPVLAEAGALLAGAMSMSWAAFLPPVFVVNGVLGIVYAALGDFARQREWLPLAVAVAAAVPFVLLAVVRPRRTPQRGPQD from the coding sequence ATGAACCGCACGCTTGCCAAGCCCTTGCTGATCGTCGCGGTCGTGCTGGTTGTGCCGCTGGCGGTCCTGGCGGTGCAGGGGGAGTCGTTCGCGCCGACGCTGGCCCGGTGGCAGGAGGACCCGCCGTCCCCCGGGACGCTTGCGGTGCTGGTCGTCGCCTTGCTGGCCAGCGACGTGGTCCTGCCCGTCCCCTCGGGGCCCGTCAGCACGCTGGCCGGCGCCAAATTGGGGATCCCCCTCGGCGCCGCAGCGTCATGCCTGGGAATGACCGCCGGGGCCGCCGTCGCGTTCGCCCTGGCTCGCCGCTGGGGCCGGCCGCTGGCCGAGCGGCTCTCGGCCCCCGAGCGGCTCGCCGAACTCGACGACGCGTGGAGTCGCCACGGAGCCTGGCTTTTGGCGGCGACCCGCCCTTTGCCCGTGCTCGCCGAGGCGGGGGCGCTGCTGGCTGGGGCGATGAGTATGTCCTGGGCCGCCTTCTTGCCGCCGGTGTTTGTCGTGAACGGCGTCCTGGGGATCGTTTACGCCGCCCTGGGCGACTTTGCCCGCCAGCGGGAGTGGCTCCCCCTGGCGGTGGCCGTCGCCGCGGCCGTCCCTTTCGTGCTCCTGGCGGTCGTCCGTCCGCGCCGCACGCCCCAGCGCGGGCCGCAAGATTGA
- the ribD gene encoding bifunctional diaminohydroxyphosphoribosylaminopyrimidine deaminase/5-amino-6-(5-phosphoribosylamino)uracil reductase RibD: MAISDEDRQFLARAFELARRGEGFVEPNPLVGCVVIQGGQVVGEGWHRRFGGPHAEIEALAAAGDAARGATACVSLEPCCHQGKTPPCVGALLAARVARVVVGAEDPNPVVSGKGIAALRAAGIAVDLADDCDEAAALVAPFRKLITTGRPWVIAKWAMTLDGKIAAIDGSSQWITGPEARAAVHALRGRVDAIVVGRGTVERDDPLLTARPAGARTATRIVLDAGANLPLTSKLARTAGEAPVLVAAASDAPAERVAALRSRGIEVLLLPGADQGARLETLLNELGRRQTTNVLVEGGSAVLGSLLACGAIDEVFAFVAPKLLGGAAAPGPVGGPGLATIAHAVPLKRLQLSRLGPDLLLRGHVAPGVCAR; the protein is encoded by the coding sequence ATGGCAATCAGTGACGAAGATCGCCAGTTCCTCGCTCGGGCATTCGAGCTAGCGCGCCGCGGGGAGGGGTTCGTCGAGCCGAACCCGCTGGTCGGCTGCGTTGTGATCCAGGGCGGTCAAGTCGTGGGCGAAGGTTGGCATCGCCGGTTCGGCGGGCCGCATGCCGAGATCGAGGCCCTCGCGGCTGCCGGGGACGCCGCCCGCGGGGCGACCGCGTGCGTCTCGCTGGAACCGTGTTGCCACCAAGGAAAGACCCCCCCGTGCGTCGGGGCCTTGCTCGCCGCCCGAGTGGCGCGGGTCGTCGTCGGGGCGGAAGACCCCAACCCCGTCGTCTCGGGCAAAGGAATTGCCGCGTTGCGGGCCGCGGGAATCGCCGTCGATCTTGCCGACGACTGCGACGAGGCTGCGGCGCTTGTCGCTCCTTTTCGCAAGCTGATCACGACCGGCCGGCCCTGGGTGATCGCCAAGTGGGCGATGACGCTCGACGGCAAAATCGCCGCGATCGACGGTTCGAGCCAGTGGATCACCGGCCCCGAAGCGCGGGCTGCGGTTCACGCCCTTCGCGGTCGCGTCGACGCGATTGTGGTCGGTCGGGGCACCGTCGAGCGGGACGACCCCCTGCTGACGGCTCGGCCTGCTGGTGCGCGGACGGCGACGAGGATCGTGCTCGACGCCGGGGCGAATTTGCCGCTCACGAGCAAACTTGCCCGCACTGCGGGCGAGGCCCCGGTGCTCGTCGCCGCGGCGAGCGACGCCCCGGCCGAACGGGTCGCGGCGCTCCGCTCTCGAGGAATCGAGGTGCTGCTGCTGCCGGGAGCGGATCAGGGCGCCCGGCTCGAGACGCTCCTAAACGAGCTAGGTCGCCGGCAGACGACCAACGTGCTGGTCGAGGGGGGAAGCGCAGTGCTCGGCAGCCTGCTCGCCTGCGGGGCGATCGACGAGGTCTTCGCCTTCGTTGCCCCGAAGCTGCTGGGAGGGGCCGCCGCCCCCGGCCCGGTCGGCGGTCCGGGGCTGGCGACCATCGCCCACGCGGTCCCGCTCAAACGGCTTCAGCTAAGCCGCCTTGGCCCCGACCTCCTTCTCCGGGGCCACGTCGCCCCTGGTGTGTGCGCCCGCTAG
- a CDS encoding secondary thiamine-phosphate synthase enzyme YjbQ — MFWLQRTIELSPAARGFHLVTREILAGLPELRNLKVGVLHLFLQHTSASLSINENADPDVPADLESSFAALAPEDFPYRHTCEGPDDMPAHVKSALLGCSLSIPVGAGQLLLGTWQGIYLCEHRVRGGRRRVVATLWGEPEEG; from the coding sequence ATGTTCTGGCTGCAACGGACAATTGAACTTTCCCCCGCTGCGAGGGGGTTCCACCTCGTTACCCGCGAGATACTGGCAGGCCTGCCAGAGCTGCGAAACCTCAAGGTCGGCGTCCTCCACCTGTTTCTGCAGCACACCTCGGCCAGTCTCTCGATCAACGAAAACGCCGATCCGGACGTCCCGGCCGATCTGGAATCCTCGTTTGCGGCCCTGGCGCCCGAGGACTTCCCCTACCGGCACACGTGCGAGGGACCCGACGACATGCCGGCCCACGTCAAGTCAGCCCTCTTGGGCTGTTCGCTGTCGATCCCCGTCGGGGCTGGCCAGTTGCTGCTCGGGACCTGGCAGGGGATCTATCTGTGCGAGCACCGCGTCCGGGGAGGCCGACGGCGGGTCGTGGCGACCCTGTGGGGCGAGCCTGAGGAAGGGTAA
- a CDS encoding peroxiredoxin yields the protein MTAKLHVGDVAPDFAVTTSAGVELRLSDFRGQRAVVLFFYPKNGTTVCTQEACSFRDSFETFAEAGAEVIGVSGDSDDSHRSFAARHRLPFHLVSDRDGRLQKLYGARKALGILPGRVTFVIDREGVIRHMFSALFASDEHVRQSLAALEPA from the coding sequence ATGACCGCGAAACTTCACGTTGGCGACGTCGCTCCCGATTTTGCTGTTACGACATCCGCGGGCGTGGAACTGCGATTGAGCGATTTCCGCGGCCAGCGAGCGGTGGTGCTGTTTTTCTACCCCAAGAACGGCACGACCGTGTGTACGCAAGAGGCGTGCTCGTTCCGCGACTCGTTCGAGACGTTCGCCGAGGCGGGGGCCGAAGTGATCGGCGTGAGCGGCGACAGCGACGACTCGCACCGCTCGTTCGCCGCCCGGCATCGGCTGCCGTTTCACTTGGTCAGCGATCGCGACGGGCGGTTGCAGAAGCTGTACGGCGCCCGCAAGGCGCTGGGAATCCTGCCGGGGCGCGTGACGTTCGTCATCGATCGCGAGGGGGTGATCCGACACATGTTCTCGGCCCTGTTCGCCTCCGACGAACACGTCCGGCAATCGCTGGCGGCGCTGGAGCCAGCGTGA